A part of Neovison vison isolate M4711 chromosome 8, ASM_NN_V1, whole genome shotgun sequence genomic DNA contains:
- the LOC122916282 gene encoding syntenin-1-like: MSLYPSLEDLKVDKVIQAQTTFSANPGNPAILSEASAPISQDGNLYPKLYPELSQYMGLSLNEEEIRANMAVVSGAPVQGLVARPSSMNYMVAPVTGNDVGIRRAEIKQGIREVILCKDQDGKIGLRLKSIDNGIFVQLVQANSPASLVGLRFGDQVLQINGENCAGWSSDKAHKVLKQAFGEKITMTVRDRPFERTVTMHKDSTGHVGFIFKNGKITSIVKDSSAARNGLLTEHNICEVNGQNVIGLKDSQIADILSTSETVVTITIMPAFIFEHIIKRMAPSIMKSLMDHTIPEV, from the coding sequence ATGTCTCTGTATCCATCTCTTGAAGACCTGAAAGTAGACAAAGTTATTCAGGCTCAAACTACCTTTTCTGCAAACCCTGGCAACCCAGCAATTTTGTCTGAAGCTTCTGCTCCCATCTCTCAAGATGGAAATCTCTATCCTAAATTGTATCCAGAGCTCTCCCAGTACATGGGCCTGAgtttaaatgaagaagaaatccGTGCAAATATGGCCGTGGTCTCTGGAGCACCAGTTCAGGGGTTGGTGGCAAGACCTTCTAGTATGAACTATATGGTGGCTCCTGTAACTGGTAATGATGTTGGAATTCGTAGAGCAGAAATTAAGCAAGGGATTCGTGAAGTCATTTTGTGTAAGGATCAAGATGGAAAAATTGGGCTCAGGCTTAAATCAATAGATAATGGCATATTTGTTCAGCTGGTCCAGGCAAATTCTCCAGCCTCATTGGTTGGTCTGAGATTTGGGGACCAAGTACTCCAGATCAATGGGGAAAACTGTGCAGGCTGGAGCTCTGATAAAGCACACAAGGTACTCAAACAGGCTTTTGGAGAGAAGATTACTATGACTGTTCGTGACAGGCCCTTTGAACGGACAGTTACCATGCATAAGGATAGTACTGGACATGTtggctttatctttaaaaatggaaagataacaTCCATAGTGAAAGATAGTTCTGCAGCCAGAAATGGTCTTCTCACAGAACATAACATCTGTGAAGTCAATGGGCAGAATGTCATTGGGCTGAAGGATTCTCAAATTGCAGACATACTGTCAACATCTGAGACTGTAGTTACTATTACAATCATGCCTGCTTTTATCTTTGAACATATTATTAAACGGATGGCACCAAGCATTATGAAAAGCCTAATGGATCATACCATTCCTGAAGTTTAA